The sequence gaaaattgttGGTTCAACAATCAACATTCTTCATGTGTATGAAAATCAAACTTTTATAAGCTTTCTTGTTTGCTTTGAGGACCATTCACGTTGATAATGCTCTCTTCAGTGTCTTGTTCATGTTCAATACTTTATTCCACTTTATGTGACAATCTTACTATTTAGTTTGTTTGCTAAATAATGGTACctctctatattttgaagtaattTACTTCCAACATTTAATTTTACCCTTGATATAATGACTTTTAATAGCCACATAActtctataaattttttaaggCTATAAGTTGAAAAAAGTTTTTATCTCAAAATCAGGCTGAGGGAGTACATGAACTCAAGCAGCGATAATTTTTTTCTGGCCAATGAAATGCTCACTTTCCTCTATTTGGCTCTTGAATCATGAGCAGCACAAAGTCCTTTGCTGTCCACtatcaaatttataaaaatgtgTCTCCTCTTTAACATTTTAAACTTTTGACGAGATGGTTCACATAATTTAACATGGTATTGGAATCTTTTTGTACTATAGCTGAGTCTgtccctctttttttttttttaagaatcacATCTTCTTGATGCGTTTTCTATAAAATCTAgtacttcataaaaaaaaaaaaacatcgtattggagttgtttttattttatttttataaatgaagTAAGGAAGTACCATTAGAGGCATCAAGCAGACGCATAAGCagaagtacaaaagaaagattCTGACTACTCCAATTAGAGTAGTTATAAAGAATTAGAGATACTGGTTCAGAGTCTCATCACCAATTGTCAAAATATTGCTATGTGATTGGCCGAAGAAATGATTCGGATTTGCGTGTGAGAGGGCATGTTTGCATACCTAGAATATGTAAGGTAAAGTGCAATTACAATTGAAATAATTTCCCAAACAAACTTTAAGATGTGCATCTAGCGCTATCCCACCTGCATGGCAGTTGACTTTTGTAAATATGTGCAAAAGTAATggttagaatatatatatatagagatgtGATACCAAATCTATAATATGAATTAGTATAGTCATGAATCATATGTTTCTTACAAATTGCTGGAGTTTCATCTTCTTAAAGATATATTGGAACAATCTAAACTAGGAAGTGGGTCAAAATNTATGAATTAGTATAGTCATGAATCATATGTTTCTTACAAATTGCTGGAGTTTCATCTTCTTAAATATATATTGGAACAATCTAAACTAGGAAGTGGGTCAAAAGAAATGTCAAATAATATGGGATGGAGTGAGTACATTAAAACTGTGAGGCTCATCAATTAAGCGTTCTTTGTGACTCTGTGGACAGACTTCTACTTTGGTTAGTATTCATTGAGGTTATTTTCATTATCTGGAAGATTGAACATTTACATTCTAATTTTAGAAGAGTATGGGCTAAGAAAGGAAGGAAAAATTGTTCTCCTAAGCTAATGAGCAAGTGTTTTCTCATTTTACCTGTAAACCTCAGTCATAGAAGGCCCCTTTTTATGTGTGTAAGATAAATAAACGGAATGACTAGTTCCAGTTAAGGCATCTGCTATATATCCACTAACACATACCATGGAGAGTTGAACCTTCTGATTCTTGACGCTTAGTCAATTCCTCCCCGAGTCTCTGATTTATTCATGTTCTCTCATTCTGTATGTTTAGATTTTTTCAAATGCATCTACATGCTAATGCAGAAAAAAGTTCTCAGGTAATATCAGAATAATGCATGGTTTTGGTTGTTATGATGATACATATTCAAAAGCTTATAAATGAGGGAGTCCATGAGTAAGCAAAGTTCAGCCCCAACATTTTGATGTAGTCAACCTATGATTTTGCTTATATTATGGTGAAGTGCAAAAACAAAGTTAGTGTGTACAGGTAAAGTGAATCTTCGATAGGAAGATCTTCTTCTTTGCCTTGAAAAAATGAAGGCTAAAGGTGGTTAAGTGCAAGTGTTGATGATATCAGGTGTTCAGCATAGGAATTTTGGAGGAAAACAGTTTTGGGTGTAAATATTATAGACTTGCTGCAGGTGATGGAGTGACAATAGAGAGACAAGACCCTTAGGCTACTATTTTACACTGTTTGTCAAAAGTAAATGCCATACTCATGAACAAGCTATATGAAGAAAACTGCTAATCATTACAATCTTATGATGAATTTGCTTGGTAGTTGAAACCAAACTTAGTGGCCTGGATTTGAAATTCATCCAGGGCGGTTTATGCTGCCCCTCATaagaaaatgaatttgaaaatttgaccTCAAGACCCAATCAAGGCAATTTTGTACCCTATTCGCATCATACATATGTATGTGTATAGATATTAGATCCAGAGATTCCAGAACATCTTTTAATAGACATTAAAGCATATGTCATGAACCCCAAGGAGAATAAGCCTAAGAATTGGAACACctaagttttaaatatttacaaTTGATTGCTTGAGATGGAAAATGTCTATATTACCATCAATATTTACAATTGATTGCTTGAGATGGAAAATGTCTATATTACCATCAGTCCAACATGTTTTCACTAGACTCATATCGCAATAAATATATGTGTCTACCTTGCATATTAAGTTATTAACTATTATAAACATGTATTTTGTCCGCGAAACAGAATGGTATGATAAAACCCCATTGGTCCCAGTCCCTTCTAGATTTATATTTAGGCCAGGTTTGATTACCTGTATCAATAAGTTTACATACATTTTGTATTTTTCCAAGGTCAATCATATTTACGTTTGAAGAATAGTTATTTTATCGCTTTGACATAAAAATCAGCTGATAATATTCTTGATGTAAGATACTTATCAGGAAAAAGATTTCTGGGTGCAGTATACTGTTTGCTAGAATTGTATGATGTATTTACTTGACAAATAAACAGGACTATCTAAAATTATTGTGATTTTGAAAAGACcagtttttctttttgaaatacgGTGTGTAATACCAGCTGCAAAAGATGGCTTAAGACTCTAAAAACACTCTCCACAATCAAACACATAAGCTGATTACATTCTGGACTTAGTAATACTGTTCACTGGAATTGTATGTGTTGCATTTACTCGACAAATTAACTGAAAGTTTTAGAAACTagtatgattttgaagaagatCATGAGATTCTTTGTGACATACAAGTATGAATCTGCATACTAGCTATAGAACGCTTAACTAGCTAGTGTCCCCGTTGTCACTTTAAGATTGTAGTTCTAAAATTTTCTGGTAAATTATACTGCAGACTAGTTAGATATATGCATTTGCCTGCATGAGCTAGAGAAATGATGCTGGATGCTTTCTTTTGTCTCTCCTTTGTCTCAGGAAAAATGTGAAAACCTTGAGGATGCAAGCAACGAGCTTATTCTGACCGATGAAGAGATAGTGCGCTTCCAGATAGGGGAAGTTTTTGCTCATGTGCCAAAGGAGGAAGTGGAGAGCAGGATAGAGAAACTGCAAGAGGAAACTAGCAAGAACTTGGAGAAACTAGAGGAAGAGAAAGAATCAATAGTTGCCCAGATGGCTGAACTTAAGAAGATATTATATGGCAAATTCAAGGATTCAATCAATCTTGAGGAGGactaataaaatttcataatttttcgtTCGAATTTGCTGTTGGTTGAAGAGTGCTCCTCTTGATTGgattttttcatgtcttttgtCTTAAAACAGTTTTGAGATTCTTAATTGCCTCaactatattttaaaacatgCAGGTTCTTATGTAttctgtttcttttcttttaccctttaCTTAAGAGGGGAATATAGCAGTTGTGCTTAATTGTGCTTTTGTATAAACAAGATATAATTgtgacacattttttttaaaaaaaatgtatagtaATTTTAACAATCTAATATATCAGATGTATTTAAACTAGAatagaaaatcaagaaatttctaAACTCACCAACCAATCTTTGATTCCATTACCACGTTTTTCTTACTAGGAGATATTGtacaaaaattgaatatttaataCTTTAGTAgctaaaaattaataataccCACAAGGACAGCAGTAGCTGTATACCCAATAAGAAATTCCCAAAATTTATCTCTTTCTTGTTCCAATAATCCAACACAATCTTGAACAACAACTGTAGGTCATATAACATCAAGAAAATCCAAGATTCAGAAAAAATGGCAGCAATAATCTCATCTGGTGCTGCTGTTACAACTCTTTCTTTATCCTTCACACTAAAACCcatttcatcttcttcttcttctccttctctgTTTGTTTCAGCACCCAAGATTCAAACTTTATGTTCTTCTAGCTCACTTTTCTTCAACAGCAACAGTCAACTGTTTCTGGGTCCTCCAACAACTACAAGAAAAGTAAGGAGCAACAGCAAAAGGGGTCTTTCTTGTTACTGTTTATTTGGACTTGGAGTCCCTGAGCTGGCGGTGATTGCTGGTGTTGCTGCTCTTGTTTTTGGGCCCAAACAGTTGCCTGAAGTTGGCCGTACTATTGGCAAGACTGTCAAGAGTTTTCAACAGGTTAAATTTCCTCCATACAAAAATAGTTATTTGATTGGATGGATAATTAGATCATGAAGTATTTATACAATTAGGCCATTTGTTAGTTTCAATGATTAGCTGAAATTAGTAGTTGGTGTGGTAATTAACCTGCTAATCTGCTATAGTAtctatcaattaattaactttgCTTTAATTAGAAATATCATCGATTCACCTACCAAGAATAAAATCTTGAGATTTAATAACTTGAAGAAAAATTGGAACTTCTTAGATTTCAGAATGGTggtaattcataaaaaaatttaaaaaatcaaagatcatgtttttcttttcctttcggGATTTGAAAAGGGCGTAACTAAGGGATGggggattttttttatatatatattttgcgCTTGTTTGATTGTTTTAGGGTCTCATTGTTGTGTTGGATTTCAAAGTTTGGGCTTTGGGAATGAGTTTAGTCCCTTGTGGGTGAAAAAGTGAAGGCTAAAATGTGGAGAAAAGAAGTTTCAAACTTCCAATTGATCCGGACACATTAATAGTTCTTGATGTGGAGATAAGATTTGAATTTCGTGAGTGACTGAACGAGTTCTTTCTATGATCTTGGCtggaaaaagaagttgaaataACAATTGTGCTGGTTGTAATAGATGTTTGGCCTTTTTGATCTCTTTTGTTCTTCCAACAGAGGGAGAAAATGGGTTTTCCCCATTTCCACTTATTAATTTAATCTGCATTTGGTTCTAGTGAACAAGCTAGGAAAGGTATCTTTGAAAATGCATATGTATTCGATAAATATTCAAGTGTTATCCATGAGCAAGAAGGAAGCGAATTATCAGATGACCATATAAGCGTATACGCAAGCTTCAACCTTTAGGATGAGGGTTATAAAAccataaataataaaacatataGATAAACATAATTATGTTAGTGACCTGACATCTTAGATGAAGATCTCTAGAAGTTACCTCAATCATCAGGCTAAGATGCACGTTTTCAATTGGATTGTGGGAATCAGACTGCCTTTTGATCGTGAGATAAGTTTGATACTTCATTCGGGGTTTTCATTTGTGTATATTATTACTAATAAGCTCTTACCGAAGTAGATAAAAAACATCATGAAAATCAATGCAAATCATGGGAAAGTTATGGTGAGCTATGTTGGTGGTGGACAGAGTGTAGGAGCAGTCAGTTTTTTAACATCTTGGTGCACATCTTACTGTTTGGCTTCAGAAATTCCCGTATTTCTAGCGGGAGTTTGTTGATAGAATTTCTTGTTTGGTGAAATGTTTGCAGACATCAATACATGGAAAACCACATTATTGAATACTGATAGGCATCTTACTTATCCTCCTAGGGAGAAGGGCTCAACTCGAGAAAAAGCAGGTCTTAACAAAAATGATGAGGCTTTGGAGAAAGGCATGCCCTGCCTCTGTGACTAACTAGGAGTGAAAACACCCATGTATCCATATATGGTGGATAGTGCCTGTTCCTTTTGTATGATTCTTCTTGAAGATTGAAGAGTTTTTGTGATCATTCAGTAGTTGTAAGGAAGTTTACTTCATATCTATTCTCAGTAGTATAGCTTGTGTCTGTTGTTAAGAATATGGAATGACAGAGAgataaaaaatacaagattgGTCAGACCAGCCTCCTCAGAGAGTCCACGTATTGCTGATCATACGTTCCCCCAACTGAAGCTATGTTTTTTGTGAATACATCGGAGTTGGAAGGTTTGGTAGGAAAAACAATGAAGATAGGATGAGCAACTACAATTACTTAATTGATGCATCTCTACAAGTGTTGTTTGAGACAAAGAAAGTGGCACTCTGAAGATTGCTCTTCCCGCACGAATAATATTAGGTTGCCACTGAACCTAC comes from Solanum pennellii chromosome 1, SPENNV200 and encodes:
- the LOC107002415 gene encoding probable prefoldin subunit 4, producing the protein MQQAGTSGSEVEVTWEDQQNINKFGRLNNRLHELNDEIKAAKEKCENLEDASNELILTDEEIVRFQIGEVFAHVPKEEVESRIEKLQEETSKNLEKLEEEKESIVAQMAELKKILYGKFKDSINLEED
- the LOC107002408 gene encoding sec-independent protein translocase protein TATA, chloroplastic; protein product: MAAIISSGAAVTTLSLSFTLKPISSSSSSPSLFVSAPKIQTLCSSSSLFFNSNSQLFLGPPTTTRKVRSNSKRGLSCYCLFGLGVPELAVIAGVAALVFGPKQLPEVGRTIGKTVKSFQQAAKEFESELKKEPDASAQPPVEKAIEGSQEEKQDTKVPSTKESS